The following are from one region of the Aspergillus luchuensis IFO 4308 DNA, chromosome 4, nearly complete sequence genome:
- the lea1 gene encoding U2 snRNP complex subunit LEA1 (COG:A;~EggNog:ENOG410PKII;~InterPro:IPR032675;~PFAM:PF14580), translated as MRLTVELIQNSLSYINPLKDRELDLRGHKIPAIENLGIAKDQDAIDLTDNDITSLGNFPFFPRLRTLLLARNRVKQIQPTISSSVPNLSALVLTANNMNELADLDPLRNLAQLTHLVLLENPVTRKEHYRYYVIWRIPSVRFLDYQKVKDAEREKATELFGTAEEPSALASKIMGIKSRTFDVPSGAGGADRGAPADKAVRVKLTEKERKRVEKMIREAKSLQEISRLEKELNEGRIPGGALDYADSDEEMQT; from the exons ATGCGATTGACCGTCGAACTCATCCAAAATTCCCTGTCGTACATCAACCCGCTCAAAGACCGCGAGCTAGATCTTCGAG GGCACAAGATACCCGCTATTGAGAACTTGGGTATTGCCAAG GACCAAGATGCGATTGACCTAACAGACAACGATATCACCTCCCTCGGaaacttccccttcttccctcgtctccgcaccctcctcctcgcgcgTAACCGAGTCAAGCAGATCCAGCCCACGATATCATCCTCGGTGCCGAATCTGAGCGCGCTGGTCTTGACGGCGAATAACATGAATGAGTTGGCGGATTTGGATCCGCTTAGGAATTTGGCTCAGTTGACGcatttggtgttgttggagaatCCTGTTACTAGGAAGGAG CACTACCGCTACTACGTCATTTGGCGCATCCCCAGCGTCCGCTTCCTCGACTACCAGAAAGTGAAAGACGCGGAGCGCGAAAAAGCCACCGAACTGTTCGGCACAGCTGAGGAGCCGTCCGCATTGGCGTCCAAGATCATGGGAATCAAGTCTCGCACGTTCGATGTGCCTTCGGGTGCTGGGGGCGCGGATCGTGGAGCGCCCGCGGATAAGGCGGTGCGGGTGAAgttgacggagaaggagaggaagagggtggagaagatgatTCGCGAGGCGAAGAGTTTGCAGGAGATTTCgcggttggagaaggagttgAATGAGGGGAGGATACCTGGGGGTGCGTTGGATTATGCTGAtagtgatgaggagatgcAGACATAG
- a CDS encoding uncharacterized protein (COG:S;~EggNog:ENOG410PX40) yields the protein MNHIMPAQMDALGAFTHLTENIPSWIDRLAELSAHTAAKHAEYAEAYRRHVTVRPRRRKNSSVCSIRTEDLRSSAPETENRPQSSAAETHTTVTTPNTSQHQANVNPRKRGAEDAPSMDARDRNPLVSTRNNLIIHYDGHTQHVLEEMVRHIGTARNNIRKGRMSQLPLPGYRSKMLGRSARMNSLAPSLSPSESGEDDVLSSIRKARNRGPPVPRAQDMPKESAFDMAEKQLELVHGVCETAAYQFLRSGDCSTELTSVEGKFKSLLDLATNEVRRLKAEQPEEPTVEDETEASAATTIEVDRQSLTKMDTIEVDDDAQSAESIDLTAFRANRLRRR from the coding sequence ATGAATCACATTATGCCCGCTCAAATGGACGCCCTGGGGGCCTTCACCCACCTTACGGAAAACATTCCCTCTTGGATCGATCGACTTGCAGAGTTATCTGCCCACACCGCCGCGAAACACGCAGAATACGCCGAGGCCTACAGAAGACATGTTACGGTGAGACCGCGCCGTCGCAAGAACAGCTCGGTCTGCTCCATTCGAACCGAGGACCTGCGCTCGTCGGCGCCCGAAACGGAAAACCGCCCTCAATCTTCTGCTGCGGAAACACATACCACCGTCACGACGCCTAATACCTCCCAACACCAAGCGAATGTGAACCCTCGTAAACGTGGTGCTGAAGATGCGCCCTCCATGGACGCCAGGGACAGGAACCCGCTTGTTAGTACGCGCAACAACCTCATTATCCACTATGACGGCCACACACAACACGTTTTGGAAGAAATGGTGCGCCACATTGGGACAGCTCGCAACAACATTCGGAAAGGCAGAATGTCGCAACTGCCATTGCCAGGGTACCGCAGCAAGATGCTGGGCAGAAGCGCAAGGATGAATAGCCTGGCTCCTTCACTTTCACCCTCCGAGTccggcgaagacgatgtgCTATCTAGCATCCGCAAAGCCCGCAACCGGGGTCCTCCGGTGCCTCGCGCCCAGGACATGCCCAAAGAGTCTGCATTTGATATGgcggagaagcagctggaaCTGGTACACGGAGTGTGTGAGACGGCTGCATACCAGTTTCTCCGATCTGGAGACTGCTCGACGGAATTGACCAGTGTAGAAGGCAAATTTAAAAGCCTTTTAGACCTGGCTACCAATGAAGTCCGCCGTCTGAAGGCAGAACAGCCCGAGGAACCAACAGTCGAGGATGAGACGGAGGCATCCGCAGCCACGACCATTGAGGTTGACAGGCAATCTCTGACGAAGATGGATACCAttgaggtggatgatgatgcgcaGTCGGCGGAATCAATTGACTTGACGGCTTTCCGCGCTAATCGTCTTCGCCGGAGATGA
- a CDS encoding ammonium transporter (COG:P;~EggNog:ENOG410PGM6;~InterPro:IPR024041,IPR018047,IPR001905,IPR029020;~PFAM:PF00909;~TransMembrane:11 (o32-56i63-83o117-140i152-172o192-209i221-241o253-274i283-302o308-328i340-359o387-408i);~go_component: GO:0016020 - membrane [Evidence IEA];~go_function: GO:0008519 - ammonium transmembrane transporter activity [Evidence IEA];~go_process: GO:0015696 - ammonium transport [Evidence IEA];~go_process: GO:0072488 - ammonium transmembrane transport [Evidence IEA]), with amino-acid sequence MAEPVYNSSTPEGGDPTQVDVNAQYTGFEYNYVYITTCTFIVFLILPGIGMLYSGLSRRKSALALLFQAFMVLAVSTFQWLFWGYSLAYSRDGGPFIGTLKNFGLMDVLVAPSPGSAVLPEVVFCLFQLLFCACTVMIVVGGAFERGGIVPSLIFSFFWATVVYCPLARWTWSSNGWLYNLPAIDFAGGGPVHIASGCAALAYALVLGKRRDHGDPSIRKPHNTTLVFLGTVMIWTGWLGFNGGSSLNASMRAMVAVFNTNTAGCTGILGWVLVDMIRYKGKFTVVGACEGAIAGLVGITPAAGCVSLWLAACIGFITAIVCSSLKNVNEWINVDEGMDVFKLHGLGGMVGAFLTGLFASEKISALDGSTLSPGAIDGNGVQVGKQLAEICAISSYSFVVSYLMLLILKYIPMMQLRVSDEDEMLGLDRTQFFDEQIGDWSMTAHGSASPTLVGIPKVSSTSVTECQERKGSNL; translated from the exons ATGGCTGAA CCAGTCTACAATTCCTCAACGCCGGAGGGTGGTGATCCTACCCAGGTCGACGTGAACGCGCAATACACCGGATTCGAGTACAACTATGTCTATATTACTACCTGCACATTTATTGTCTTCCTTATTTTACCGGGGATTGGGATGCTTTACAGCGGCCTGTCACGGAGGAAATCCGCGCtggctcttctcttccaggcCTTCATGGTTCTTGCAGT ATCTACATTTCAATGGTTGTTTTGGGGGTATTCCCTTGCTTATTCAAGAGACGGCGGGCCCTTTATCGGTACACTGAAGAACTTTGGCCTGATGGATGTCTTGGTGGCACCCTCACCTGGCTCCGCGGTCTTACCGGAGGTCGTCTTCTGTCTGTTTCAGCTGCTCTTTTGCGCATGCACA GTGATGATTGTCGTTGGAGGTGCCTTTGAACGAGGTGGCATTGTACCTTCATTgatcttcagcttcttctgggcAACCGTAGTCTACTGCCCGCTAGCCCGCTGGACATGGAGCAGTAACGGATGGCTCTACAATCTGCCGGCCATTGATTTTGCGGGAGGCGGTCCCGTACACATTGCTTCTGGGTGTGCAGCTCTGGCCTATGCGTTGGTTCTGGGCAAGCGTAGGGATCACGGGGACCCTTCCATCCGCAAACCGCACAATACAACATTGGTCTTCCTCGGGACCGTGATGATCTGGACTGGATGGTTGGGATTTAAT GGAGGCTCGAGTCTTAACGCCAGCATGCGTGCCATGGTTGCTGTtttcaacaccaacaccgccgGTTGCACAGGCATTCTCGGGTGGGTTCTGGTCGACATGATCCGGTACAAAGGAAAGTTCACAGTCGTTGGTGCTTGCGAAGGTGCAATTGCAGGTTTGGTCGGGATCACCCCAGCGGCTGGTTGTGTCTCGCTATGGCTCGCAGCATGCATCGGTTTCATTACGGCCATCGTATGCTCCTCCCTCAAAAATGTGAACGAGTGGATTAATGTCGACGAGGGCATGGATGTGTTTAAGCTGCACGGGCTTGGTGGCATGGTGGGAGCTTTCTTGACGGGCCTGTTTGCAAGCGAAAAGATCTCGGCTTTGGATGGCAGCACGCTATCCCCAGGAGCGATTGATGGCAATGGTGTCCAGGTTGGAAAGCAGTTGGCGGAGATCTGCGCCATCTCATCGTATTCCTTCGTGGTATCCTACCTTATGCTTCTCATTCTAAAGTATATTCCGATGATGCAGTTGCGAGTgagtgacgaggatgaaatGCTGGGACTGGATCGGACTCAGTTCTTCGATGAACAGATCGGAGATTGGTCGATGACGGCGCATGGCTCCGCAAGTCCCACGCTGGTCGGGATACCCAAAGTATCCTCAACGAGCGTGACGGAGTgccaggaaagaaaggggagcaatttatag
- a CDS encoding Zn(II)2Cys6 transcription factor (COG:S;~EggNog:ENOG410Q2FZ;~InterPro:IPR036864,IPR021858,IPR001138;~PFAM:PF00172;~go_function: GO:0000981 - DNA-binding transcription factor activity, RNA polymerase II-specific [Evidence IEA];~go_function: GO:0008270 - zinc ion binding [Evidence IEA];~go_process: GO:0006355 - regulation of transcription, DNA-templated [Evidence IEA]): MSSSTMGVQEPAPKKRTRVSHTKVRTGCRTCRIRHKKCDETRPICRMCSSTGRICDGYQQTIDRRTRASKLRLASTSPSSTSSSSSTVSVPSSLVSDLILHTNEIDLTRQERWYLDFFRRNTAFQCSGYFDDDFWLRLVHQVTEAEPAVRHAAIALSALHCNFERTTTGQGTIDSRLPLQQCVKAISSLRHQLAGGGVPSSANMEITLVTCVLFVSFMFLQGDTQSACCHLRGGLKLLKEWRSTGKPGYSTTGAVLMKVFARLQLQWSTFADEVFIEEVDSNRCDAPYMEINDLSLEEPTDSLEKAGSLLVRLGRLVLTPNPSDPSSPGYCTVLDSRRMAILNKLQRWTTELDDSMTCTGNTLLLRDSTILTVLKLWSEIIYIMAATETRLGGSETRFDAFHLNFGRAVALAKILLLSTPAQSTMPNFSIGMGIIPPLFFCAFKCRDWYIRREAVQLLRSCQRQEGLWTTPGAVLVLERLIDIESKGLMPGDLVPESRRIDSIHVNILPDDHKIGLWYRRSSRQMGLDGSGMWEKALLDYHVG, encoded by the exons ATgtcatcttcaaccatgGGCGTCCAGGAACCAGCGCCGAAGAAAAGGACCCGGGTCAGTCACACCAAAGTGCGTACGGGTTGTCGGACCTGTAG GATTCGCCATAAGAAATGTGACGAAACCCGGCCCATCTGTCGCATGTGCAGCAGCACTGGTCGGATATGCGATGGATACCAGCAAACCATCGATAGAAGAACGCGCGCTTCCAAACTCCGGCTCGCTTCAACATCGCCGTCATCGACTAGCAGCTCATCTTCAACCGTGAGCGTGCCGTCGTCCTTAGTGTCGGATCTGATCTTACACACCAATGAAATCGACCTCACCCGGCAGGAGCGTTGGTATCTCGATTTCTTCCGCAGGAATACAGCTTTCCAATGTTCCGGTTactttgatgatgacttctGGCTGCGTCTAGTTCACCAAGTCACCGAAGCCGAGCCAGCGGTCCGCCACGCTGCCATCGCATTAAGTGCCCTCCACTGTAACTTTGAGCGCACCACTACCGGCCAGGGGACCATAGACAGCCGCCTACCTCTTCAACAATGTGTCAAAGCAATATCCTCACTGCGACACCAGCTAGCGGGTGGAGGAGTTCCATCCAGCGCCAACATGGAAATAACACTCGTGACCTGCGTACTGTTCGTCTCGTTCATGTTTCTGCAGGGTGATACGCAATCTGCCTGTTGTCACTTGCGTGGTGGTCTCAAACTTCTTAAGGAATGGAGAAGCACCGGCAAGCCGGGATATTCTACCACAGGTGCAGTACTGATGAAAGTATTCGCCCGTCTACAACTACAGTGGTCAACTTTTGCCGACGAAGTCTTcattgaggaggtggatagCAACCGCTGCGACGCCCCCTACATGGAGATCAACGATCTCAGTCTTGAAGAGCCGACCGACAGCTTAGAAAAGGCCGGCAGCCTGCTCGTCAGACTAGGCCGACTCGTCCTGACTCCTAATCCCTCAGACCCCTCCTCACCAGGCTACTGCACTGTCCTAGACAGCAGACGCATGGCCATCCTCAATAAGCTTCAACGCTGGACCACCGAACTCGACGATTCAATGACATGCACCGGCAACACCCTACTCCTCCGCGACAGCACCATCCTCACCGTCCTCAAACTCTGGAGCGAAATCATCTACATCATGGCCGCGACAGAAACGCGCCTCGGTGGCAGCGAGACACGCTTCGATGCCTTTCACCTCAACTTCGGCCGAGCCGTGGCGCTCGCTAAAATCCTGCTCCTGTCCACACCCGCCCAATCAACCATGCCCAACTTCTCCATCGGGATGGGCatcatccctcctcttttcttctgtgCCTTCAAATGTCGCGACTGGTACATCCGGCGAGAAGCAGTACAATTACTCCGCAGCTGTCAGAGACAGGAAGGTCTCTGGACAACGCCGGGGGCTGTCCTCGTCCTGGAACGATTGATCGATATCGAATCTAAAGGCCTCATGCCGGGAGATCTGGTTCCAGAGTCACGCCGCATTGACTCGATACATGTGAACATTCTTCCAGATGATCATAAGATTGGGTTATGGTATCGTCGATCGAGCCGGCAGATGGGATTGGACGGCTCGGGGATGTGGGAGAAGGCACTACTGGATTATCATGTGGGGTGA
- a CDS encoding uncharacterized protein (COG:S;~EggNog:ENOG410PNPR;~InterPro:IPR024624,IPR012349;~PFAM:PF12766;~go_function: GO:0010181 - FMN binding [Evidence IEA]): protein MPPKAAPYLPLFTTHLTSSPTSTSITLTTLSCPPLSATPLPRSRTVEFRGFFPTLNLHPTAIQSLKDQHIGLNPDIYESEMLALTTDKRMEKVKELESSGGVVEAVFWLREVGNMWRVRGKACIIGNPRGDGDEEERVARGFVEKGLRKVREGEGWSWERQVDMYFANHSPGMRGTFKNPPPGTPRNQDPGHPELKLGQKVEDLKDKVARENFRVVVIRPEEVERLDVNDPSNPIRTRWTAVRDGEEWEEVDLWP, encoded by the exons ATGCCCCCAAAAGCAGCCCCCtacctccccctcttcacaACCCACctaacctcctcccccacctccacctccataACCCTCACCACGCTCTCCTGCCCGCCTCTCTCCGCAACCCCCCTCCCGCGCTCCCGCACCGTCGAATTCCGGGGCTTCTTCCCAACCCTGAATCTCCACCCCACGgccatccaatccctcaAAGACCAGCACATAGGTCTAAACCCCGATATCTACGAGTCGGAGATGCTCGCCCTCACGACGGACAAGcggatggagaaggtgaaggaattggagagCTCGGGGGGTGTGGTTGAAGCGGTGTTTtggttgagggaggtggggaaTAtgtggagggtgagggggaagGCATGTATTATTGGTAATCCTCGGggggatggcgatgaggaggagagggtggcgAGGGGGTTCGTTGAGAAGGGGTTGAGGAAGGttagggagggggaagggtgGAGTTGGGAGAGGCAGGTTGATATGTATTTTGCGAATCATTCGCCGGGGATGAGAG GGACTTTCAAAAATCCACCTCCTGGGACACCCAGGAATCAGGATCCCGGACATCCGGAGTTGAAGCTGGggcagaaggtggaggatcTCAAGGATAAGGTTGCGAGGGAGAATTTCAGGGTCGTGGTGATTCGGCcggaggaggtcgagagGTTGGATGTTAATGATCCTTCGAATCCGATTAGGACGAGGTGGACGGCTGtgagggatggggaggagtgggaggaggtggatttgTGGCCTTGA
- the YND1 gene encoding putative nucleoside diphosphatase (Ynd1) (COG:F;~EggNog:ENOG410PH76;~InterPro:IPR000407;~PFAM:PF01150;~TransMembrane:1 (o418-437i);~go_function: GO:0016787 - hydrolase activity [Evidence IEA]) — MRLLPDVQRNLLLEQICSYVGSNSDFLLPDCGVHIQVIPGVTEGLYGWVATNYLLGSFDSPGTHDHGKGHHTYGFLDMGGASAQIAFAPNATESEKHANDLTLLRLRNVDGSTQEHRVFVTSWLEFGVHEARRRYLESLQAASAIGDVKELPDPCLPSGLRTTIDGKLLAADDIDGMHLLGTGKFDECLRQTYPLLDKDAPCPDQPCLLHGMHVPAIDFDVNHFVGISEYWHTTHEAFEMGHKDKAYDFATYQERVRSFCSQDWATVENGLEAHQWGKKFDRESASEICFKASWIMNVLHDGIGIPRVGLEDIAGSGHNGTKEMLSHGQSKGYLDSFQAVNKIDSTEVSWTLGKMVLYASSQVPLETEEALPVGFGSNVAGVPSDFQYPSVELLPSPEGIHGTTWHDALLEGSSSRRAPGFVLFLLIVILVAFFLCGRGRRLKVYHKIKNIFGWGGPSHPNYPKRRRMFGGKLPFFGPRSPTYERVLEEGAQEFDLGASGSSRSSFDGGRPSEADAARFTAPKRASSWGSGNTTPTFKYALDNSSSGTIGLGISAGSGANAMDRHGLVVRTESRDHLAPLALGPTTNGRRSRAGSPSRSHPKSPLMTPLADD, encoded by the coding sequence ATGCGACTGCTTCCTGACGTACAGCGCAACCTCCTGCTCGAACAGATATGCTCTTATGTCGGCTCGAACTCGGATTTTCTGCTTCCCGACTGCGGAGTCCATATCCAAGTCATTCCGGGTGTCACCGAGGGATTGTACGGATGGGTCGCCACAAACTACCTTCTGGGAAGTTTTGATTCCCCGGGCACGCACGATCACGGCAAGGGTCACCATACGTACGGCTTTCTGGACATGGGTGGTGCTTCTGCGCAGATCGCGTTTGCCCCAAACGCGACCGAAAGCGAAAAACATGCGAATGATTTGACACTCTTACGGCTGCGCAATGTCGATGGATCAACCCAGGAACACAGGGTCTTTGTCACCTCATGGCTCGAATTCGGCGTTCACGAGGCGCGCAGGCGCTATCTGGAGTCATTGCAAGCGGCCAGCGCTATTGGAGACGTCAAGGAGCTTCCTGACCCGTGTCTGCCGTCTGGATTGCGCACCACGATCGATGGCAAGCTTCTCGCGGCGGATGACATTGACGGAATGCATCTGCTGGGAACTGGCAAGTTCGATGAGTGTCTGCGACAAACATACCCGTTACTGGACAAAGACGCGCCTTGCCCCGACCAACCCTGTCTTCTGCACGGGATGCATGTTCCGGCTATCGACTTCGACGTCAACCATTTTGTCGGCATCAGCGAGTACTGGCACACGACTCACGAGGCGTTCGAAATGGGTCACAAGGACAAGGCCTACGACTTTGCCACCTACCAGGAGCGTGTGCGATCGTTCTGTTCGCAAGACTGGGCGACCGTAGAAAACGGTCTCGAAGCCCACCAATGGGGAAAGAAGTTCGATCGGGAATCGGCCTCGGAGATTTGCTTCAAGGCCTCCTGGATCATGAACGTGTTGCATGATGGTATTGGGATTCCGCGCGTAGGACTAGAGGACATTGCGGGCTCGGGTCATAACGGAACCAAGGAGATGCTGTCCCACGGCCAAAGCAAAGGCTATCTGGACTCCTTCCAGGCCGTGAACAAGATCGACTCTACCGAAGTCAGTTGGACCCTGGGCAAGATGGTACTCTATGCCTCGTCTCAGGTTCCCTTggaaacagaagaagcaCTTCCTGTCGGCTTTGGCAGCAATGTTGCCGGCGTTCCGAGCGATTTCCAGTACCCCAGCGTGGAGCTGCTGCCCAGTCCCGAAGGCATCCATGGCACAACGTGGCATGATGCGCTCCTCGAAGGGAGCTCGTCCCGCAGAGCCCCGGGCTTTGTCTTGTTTCTTCTCATCGTAATATTGGtggccttcttcctttgTGGACGAGGCCGTCGTCTGAAAGTCTACCACAAGATCAAGAACATctttggttggggtggtcCGTCTCATCCGAACTACCcgaagcggaggaggatgtttgGTGGCAAGCTCCCGTTCTTTGGTCCTAGAAGCCCTACTTATGAGCGCGTTCTTGAGGAAGGCGCTCAGGAATTCGATCTCGGTGCGAGCGGATCCAGCCGCAGCTCGTTTGACGGGGGACGTCCGTCTGAAGCCGATGCCGCCAGGTTTACGGCCCCTAAGCGGGCCTCCAGCTGGGGCAGTGGTAACACTACGCCCACCTTCAAATATGCATTAGACAATTCCTCATCCGGGACTATTGGCCTCGGAATCTCGGCTGGGTCAGGAGCCAACGCGATGGATCGACATGGGCTGGTCGTGAGGACCGAGAGCAGGGATCATCTGGCACCTTTGGCATTGGGGCCGACAACCAATGGACGCCGCTCCCGAGCAGGCAGTCCGTCGAGATCCCATCCCAAGTCACCACTTATGACCCCTCTAGCAGACGACTAA